The following coding sequences are from one Anaerolineales bacterium window:
- a CDS encoding TIGR00374 family protein, whose product MKRWQFWFGIAISALFLYLVLSKIDYPQLWLVLVQANYWWLIPGVAVYFLALWVRSWRWHYLLRPIKPISTKTLFPITTMGYAGNNIFPARAGEVIRAVVLKRDENVAISASLATIIIERMFDGIVMLAFIFVNLAELSRVTSVAIEIAGVKFGIQQLAIWGSVAFFGALVVFLVAAMFPAPTDRLVTWLVSHGIPARYREKTLGVIRRFLEGLKSLRSPFDVLMIFFTSLLIWLLETVKYWFVMHAFSFSVSFFALMLMNGVVNLATTIPSAPGYLGTFDLPGIAVLQAYNIPREIAASYTFVLHFALWFPVTALGLYYMVREGISWSEAMHIKDKPLPAEGTDRS is encoded by the coding sequence ATGAAACGCTGGCAGTTTTGGTTCGGCATCGCCATCAGTGCACTTTTCCTCTACTTGGTCTTAAGTAAAATTGATTATCCTCAGCTATGGCTGGTACTGGTACAGGCGAATTACTGGTGGCTCATCCCAGGCGTTGCAGTATATTTTCTTGCCCTGTGGGTCCGCTCATGGCGCTGGCATTATCTACTGCGTCCGATTAAACCCATAAGCACTAAGACCTTGTTTCCCATCACCACCATGGGATACGCCGGCAATAATATCTTCCCAGCCCGGGCAGGTGAAGTTATCCGCGCCGTGGTCCTCAAGCGCGATGAAAACGTGGCCATATCTGCTTCACTCGCCACCATTATCATCGAGCGCATGTTTGACGGGATTGTCATGCTGGCCTTTATCTTCGTGAACCTGGCGGAATTATCACGTGTGACCAGTGTTGCTATCGAAATTGCCGGGGTTAAATTTGGTATTCAACAGTTAGCTATCTGGGGAAGTGTGGCCTTTTTTGGAGCGCTGGTCGTCTTCCTGGTCGCCGCCATGTTTCCTGCTCCAACCGACCGCCTGGTGACCTGGTTGGTGAGCCATGGGATACCTGCCCGTTACCGTGAGAAGACGCTGGGAGTGATCCGCCGCTTCCTGGAAGGATTGAAATCACTCCGCTCTCCATTTGATGTGTTGATGATCTTTTTTACCTCCCTTCTGATCTGGTTGCTGGAGACGGTGAAGTATTGGTTCGTGATGCATGCATTCAGTTTTTCGGTTAGCTTCTTCGCCCTGATGCTGATGAATGGTGTCGTCAACCTGGCCACCACGATTCCATCTGCACCTGGCTATCTCGGCACTTTCGATTTGCCTGGTATTGCGGTTTTGCAGGCTTACAACATCCCGCGTGAGATTGCTGCCAGCTATACTTTTGTGCTTCATTTTGCCTTGTGGTTCCCGGTTACTGCCTTGGGCTTGTACTACATGGTTCGGGAGGGGATATCCTGGTCAGAAGCGATGCACATCAAGGATAAACCACTACCGGCCGAAGGGACGGATCGATCATGA